In Rattus norvegicus strain BN/NHsdMcwi chromosome 1, GRCr8, whole genome shotgun sequence, a genomic segment contains:
- the LOC100360396 gene encoding small ribosomal subunit protein eS27-like, translating into MPLARDLLLPSLEEEKKKHKKKQRVIQSPNSYFMGVKCPGCYKITTVSSHAQTVVLCVGCSTVLCQLPGGKARFTEGGSFRRNQHKTSIQVPEFVFLTENLINFSYSTKAMHYSLIL; encoded by the coding sequence ATGCCTCTGGCTAGAGATCTATTACTTCCTTCcttggaagaggaaaagaaaaaacataagaAGAAACAACGGGTGATTCAGAGCCCAAATTCTTACTTCATGGGTGTGAAATGTCCAGGTTGCTACAAGATTACTACAGTTTCCAGCCATGCTCAGACAGTGGTCCTTTGTGTGGGCTGCTCAACTGTTTTGTGCCAGCTCCCAGGAGGAAAAGCCAGGTTCACAGAAGGCGGTTCATTTAGAAGAAACCAGCACAAAACATCTATACAAGTTCCTGAATTTGTGTTTTTAACAGAAAACCTTATCAACTTCAGTTACTCTACCAAGGCAATGCATTATTCTTTGATTTTATAA